The Bacteroidia bacterium genome segment GGAAAAAAGGATCTCCTGTAAGTAAGGTAAGCACCTCTGCCGCAGCACGAGAAAAGGTTGAGTGGCCTGAGATATATCCTGCAAAGTTTGGAGTTACAAAACTAGGCCTTTGGTACGGCCACCAATTTTCTGCTAGAATCCACCCTACACCTGCTTTACTAGTATCAGGATCTATTATAAATTCAGGTCCCTTCCATGCTTTTAATTTAATTTTACCTATATGTTGACCTTGGACTCCCGCCAAGGGATCGCCTTCCTGAACAATTTCAATTTTCCCTGCTTCCAAGGGCAATCCATCAGGATCATAATTGAGGAGATTAGGATCACTGGATTGTCCACGAACTCCCATCCACCTAATTGCTGAAATAGGTCTTACATAGTCGTAATATCCTTTTATTCCCCATGATGCAATCGCAGCATCATGCATTGCTCCAGCCAGGGTTAAATACGATTTAACGTCCCACTCCAATGCTGATAATTCTTGGCCTTGTCCTTCGAACTTCCTTTCGAAAAGTGGATGATCAATTACATAGTTTAAAATCGTAAACCAATGTCCGGGTGGGGTTTCGGAATCAGGCCCATCTGCCCAAAACTCTGCCAGCACTCGTGTATAATCTCCTCTAAGTACCCATTGAGGATCGTAAGGAGAACCAGTATAAGGGTTGATTGAGTGTCCATTTCCAATGTCTCCGCCTTCATAACGGTTATAAAATGATTTCAACCCTTCTGTCGTAGTGGGTAAGTTCTCGAGAGGAATATTACCTCTTGATGCTGGTGATATATCCCATAAAACAGAATCATTAGGGTCTAAATGTGAGGACCATAAAGCTACTAATGAAAACCCCCATTGATAGTTGGTAAAGTCAGTATTTGATCGCTCTATGGGTAAATATGGCGGTGGGCCTGGATCATGATAAACATAGAAATCAGTACCGAATTTCTCGAAGATTTTTACATCATCATTTTGCAACGCGAATGGTAATACTTTGCCCCATTCCGGACTCAAAAAAGGTGGTACGTCCCCTGGTATAGGGTTACCAGCTTGATCAATAAAAATGTCAAATGTCAGTGGCTGCCATTTATTGGGATCTGTTATGAAAGGATTTCCTGGATCGTTCGGATCCATTGGGAAATTACTGGGTACATAATATTCATTTCTGTAATTTTCCTCTTCATTAGAATAGTCATTGGAACCATAATCAATCAACCCTTGGCCGATATAATTTCCCAGTC includes the following:
- a CDS encoding T9SS type A sorting domain-containing protein; its protein translation is MQNVRFIIFLFLVLFSSVSKSQHSVARKWNEVLLEGIRNDFARPTVHARNLFHTSIAMYDAWAVLSENSETYLLGKTVHNFTLGFEGFNYEGDVKKGREEIMSYALARLLRYRFRNSPGSIETISKCDSLLRSLGYDPNNLSINYTNGSLSGLGNYIGQGLIDYGSNDYSNEEENYRNEYYVPSNFPMDPNDPGNPFITDPNKWQPLTFDIFIDQAGNPIPGDVPPFLSPEWGKVLPFALQNDDVKIFEKFGTDFYVYHDPGPPPYLPIERSNTDFTNYQWGFSLVALWSSHLDPNDSVLWDISPASRGNIPLENLPTTTEGLKSFYNRYEGGDIGNGHSINPYTGSPYDPQWVLRGDYTRVLAEFWADGPDSETPPGHWFTILNYVIDHPLFERKFEGQGQELSALEWDVKSYLTLAGAMHDAAIASWGIKGYYDYVRPISAIRWMGVRGQSSDPNLLNYDPDGLPLEAGKIEIVQEGDPLAGVQGQHIGKIKLKAWKGPEFIIDPDTSKAGVGWILAENWWPYQRPSFVTPNFAGYISGHSTFSRAAAEVLTLLTGDPFFPGGIGEFVAKKNEFLVFEEGPSQDIILQWATYRDASDQTSLSRIWGGIHPPADDIPGRLIGEKIGVEAFTKAKKLFQGLYSPGLEPPQSFIYPNPISANEELNIQLETLQEQSEFKVIGVDGKIYFSDSVFSENGIISFSLDLSQLSPGFYIVVVYEDDSIKMNKLMIE